A section of the Armatimonadota bacterium genome encodes:
- a CDS encoding branched-chain amino acid ABC transporter permease: MSLGQQLTQFIAVGVVNGAIYALLGLGLVVIYSVTRAVNVAQGEFAALGALLAATLASAGWPAEVVLPAGTAASALLGLLTYLGGIRPVRTASPLVLIIVTLAMHLTLKGLLLLVWGTDPYALPPFSQGAPLRILGAVVARQSLWILGTVVAALMVLYGFFGYTLYGKALRACAINELAARLMGIRPQTMGAIAWTLAGALGGLAGVLITPLTLATYDMGLMLGLKGFVGAVAAGLTSYPLAVLGCLLFGIVESLVAGLLPSGYRDAIAFGVLVVALLTRAVLALRQGVLVKEEVLSE; the protein is encoded by the coding sequence ATGAGCCTCGGTCAGCAGCTCACCCAGTTCATCGCCGTGGGGGTCGTCAACGGAGCCATCTATGCCTTGCTGGGATTGGGTCTCGTGGTCATCTACTCCGTTACCCGTGCGGTAAACGTGGCCCAAGGGGAGTTCGCGGCGTTGGGGGCCCTCCTCGCCGCGACCCTGGCAAGCGCCGGTTGGCCGGCGGAGGTTGTCCTCCCCGCAGGAACCGCGGCGTCTGCCCTGCTCGGATTGCTGACCTACCTCGGTGGGATCCGTCCCGTCCGCACCGCAAGCCCCCTCGTGCTCATCATCGTGACCCTCGCCATGCACCTCACCCTCAAAGGCCTCTTGCTGCTGGTCTGGGGAACGGATCCCTACGCGCTCCCGCCCTTCTCTCAGGGAGCCCCTCTGCGGATCCTGGGCGCCGTGGTGGCCCGCCAGAGCCTGTGGATTCTGGGGACCGTGGTGGCGGCCCTCATGGTCCTGTACGGGTTCTTCGGGTACACCCTGTACGGCAAGGCCCTGCGGGCCTGCGCCATCAACGAGCTCGCCGCGCGCCTGATGGGCATCCGTCCCCAGACCATGGGTGCCATCGCTTGGACCCTGGCCGGAGCCCTAGGAGGCCTCGCGGGAGTGCTCATCACCCCGCTCACCCTCGCCACCTACGACATGGGACTGATGCTGGGACTCAAGGGGTTCGTGGGCGCGGTGGCCGCGGGGCTCACCAGCTATCCACTAGCCGTGCTCGGGTGTTTGCTGTTCGGCATCGTGGAGTCTCTGGTGGCCGGGCTACTCCCCTCCGGCTATCGAGACGCCATCGCTTTCGGGGTCCTCGTGGTTGCCCTGCTCACCCGAGCGGTCCTGGCTCTCCGTCAGGGCGTGCTGGTGAAAGAGGAGGTTCTCTCCGAATGA
- a CDS encoding branched-chain amino acid ABC transporter ATP-binding protein/permease — protein MNRAWFLRGGGLLLLLLLPWVLRDRLSLTVPFVIGLHAVLAIGLAMLAGQAGQVSLGQAAFYGIGAYTAALLTVRLGWDPWIALGMAVLVAASLAFILGAPVMALRGHYLVLGTLALNVVVEVVLRNWQSLTGGANGLSGVPPLHLGPFGALQGTLPYYYLSWGLVLLSLWLGHNLLRSRVGRALAAIRASEVAAVSLGIPPTRYKLQLFAYSAGCAAVAGGLYAYELGFVSPSPFGFELSIAILVMGVLGGIHHLPGAVLGAAVVTLLRELLRSLLPRFFRGGASAEYEAVVYGLLLAATVIAAPMGLWPFLARWTRRPAPERWAQSAHPAPSPLVPTPVDPPGPEDTGDAVVETRSLTKRFGGLVAVDDLSFAVHPGEIYAIIGPNGAGKTTVLNLITGLLRPTAGTIALFGSSVHALSPERIASLGVARTFQTPRVVWELTVLDNVRLGMHLHLRAGFLTSLMGLNHREEVWSIRRALALLDRLGLAAEAHEAAENLPFGSLRLLELARALALQPRLLLLDEPASGLSQAQRMELARLIREIRAEGVTVVLVEHDVEMVLQTADRVLVLHQGRRIAEGPPAVVRSHPEVISAYLGPDVAEITTAGPNHLRRSRRAQA, from the coding sequence ATGAACCGCGCATGGTTCCTCCGGGGAGGAGGTCTATTGCTCCTGCTCCTTTTGCCCTGGGTCCTCCGGGATCGTCTCTCCCTCACCGTTCCCTTCGTTATCGGGCTCCACGCGGTCCTGGCCATCGGGCTCGCCATGCTCGCCGGCCAGGCTGGTCAGGTCTCCCTGGGACAGGCGGCCTTCTACGGCATCGGGGCGTACACCGCGGCGCTCCTCACCGTCCGGCTGGGATGGGATCCCTGGATCGCCCTCGGGATGGCCGTACTGGTGGCCGCTTCCCTGGCCTTCATCCTGGGAGCGCCCGTGATGGCCCTGCGTGGCCACTACCTGGTACTGGGAACCCTGGCCCTGAACGTGGTGGTGGAGGTGGTCCTGCGCAACTGGCAGTCCCTCACGGGTGGGGCGAACGGCCTGAGCGGGGTTCCACCGCTTCACCTGGGCCCCTTCGGCGCGCTTCAGGGAACCCTTCCTTACTACTACCTGAGCTGGGGACTCGTGCTCCTCTCCCTCTGGCTCGGCCACAATCTGCTGCGCTCCCGGGTGGGGCGGGCGCTGGCGGCCATCCGGGCAAGCGAGGTGGCCGCGGTCAGTCTGGGGATTCCGCCGACCCGCTACAAGCTGCAGCTGTTTGCCTACAGCGCCGGGTGCGCCGCAGTGGCCGGCGGCCTGTACGCCTACGAACTCGGGTTCGTGAGTCCTTCCCCCTTCGGATTTGAACTCTCCATCGCAATCCTGGTCATGGGCGTCCTCGGCGGCATCCATCACCTTCCGGGTGCAGTGCTGGGAGCCGCGGTCGTCACCCTCCTCCGGGAGCTGCTCCGCAGCCTGCTCCCCCGGTTTTTCCGCGGGGGAGCGTCCGCAGAGTACGAAGCCGTGGTGTATGGCCTCCTCCTCGCCGCCACGGTCATCGCCGCGCCCATGGGGCTGTGGCCCTTCCTCGCCCGCTGGACGCGCCGCCCGGCACCGGAGCGCTGGGCCCAATCAGCGCATCCAGCCCCCTCGCCGCTCGTCCCGACACCCGTGGATCCTCCCGGCCCTGAAGACACCGGAGACGCCGTGGTAGAGACCCGGAGCTTGACCAAGCGCTTTGGCGGACTCGTGGCGGTGGACGATCTCTCCTTCGCCGTTCACCCGGGCGAGATCTACGCCATCATCGGACCCAACGGAGCGGGGAAGACCACGGTGCTGAACCTGATCACCGGCCTGCTCCGCCCTACCGCCGGGACCATTGCCCTGTTTGGATCCTCCGTTCATGCGCTGTCCCCCGAACGCATCGCGTCCCTCGGCGTGGCGCGTACCTTCCAGACCCCCCGGGTGGTGTGGGAGCTCACGGTGCTGGACAACGTGCGGCTCGGCATGCACCTCCACCTGCGAGCGGGCTTCCTCACCTCCCTGATGGGCCTCAACCACAGGGAAGAGGTCTGGTCCATCCGTCGGGCTCTAGCCCTCCTGGATCGGTTAGGGCTCGCCGCGGAAGCTCACGAGGCCGCCGAGAACCTCCCCTTCGGATCCCTGCGTCTGCTGGAGCTCGCCCGGGCCCTGGCCCTCCAACCCCGTCTCCTCCTGCTGGACGAGCCCGCCTCCGGTCTCAGCCAGGCGCAGCGGATGGAGCTGGCCCGACTCATCCGGGAGATCCGCGCGGAGGGTGTGACGGTGGTACTGGTGGAGCATGACGTGGAGATGGTGCTGCAGACAGCGGATCGGGTCCTGGTTCTGCACCAGGGACGACGCATCGCGGAGGGTCCCCCTGCGGTGGTCCGGTCGCACCCGGAGGTGATCTCCGCCTACCTGGGTCCTGACGTGGCGGAGATCACTACGGCAGGACCCAATCACCTTCGGAGGAGCCGAAGGGCACAGGCATGA
- a CDS encoding ABC transporter ATP-binding protein yields the protein MKPSRDRGSLESARNTGGHLQVYDLHASYGPVQALRGATLECTPGELVAIIGPNGAGKSTLLRAILGLLPHRGDVLLDGRSLRALSTEDRVRCGLALVPERRQLFDTLSVRDNLLLSGFGRGLARSRMEERLRLVFSLFPALAERPRAPARSLSGGQQQMLAIGRALMGEPRVLLMDEPLLGLAPLIVSELLGLLRKLCTEGLSVVLVEQNARAALAVADRAYVLERGRIVRSGSTRDLRSDPTVQSAYLGGPMEPEATRGK from the coding sequence ATGAAGCCCTCCCGGGATCGCGGGAGTCTGGAAAGTGCCCGAAACACCGGGGGACACCTACAGGTGTACGACCTCCACGCCTCCTACGGGCCCGTGCAGGCCCTCCGGGGTGCCACCCTGGAATGCACCCCTGGGGAGCTCGTGGCCATCATCGGCCCCAATGGGGCCGGCAAGAGTACCCTGCTCCGGGCAATCCTGGGCCTTCTCCCCCATCGCGGGGATGTCCTGCTGGATGGCCGATCGCTTAGGGCGCTCTCCACGGAGGATCGGGTTCGGTGCGGTCTGGCCCTGGTCCCAGAACGCCGGCAGCTTTTCGACACCCTCAGCGTGCGGGACAACCTCCTGCTGAGCGGATTCGGACGGGGGCTTGCGCGGTCCCGGATGGAGGAGCGGCTGCGCCTGGTGTTCTCCCTATTCCCCGCGCTGGCCGAGCGTCCACGGGCCCCCGCCCGGTCCCTCTCCGGCGGACAGCAGCAGATGCTGGCCATCGGACGGGCCCTTATGGGGGAACCCCGCGTGCTCCTGATGGACGAGCCCCTCCTCGGACTCGCCCCCCTCATCGTCTCGGAATTGCTGGGGCTCCTGCGGAAGCTGTGCACTGAGGGGCTCTCCGTGGTCCTGGTGGAACAGAATGCCCGGGCGGCGCTCGCGGTGGCCGACCGGGCGTACGTCCTGGAACGGGGACGGATCGTCCGGAGCGGCTCCACCCGGGATCTGCGGTCAGACCCCACGGTGCAGAGCGCCTACCTGGGCGGTCCCATGGAGCCCGAGGCCACTCGGGGAAAGTGA
- a CDS encoding ABC transporter ATP-binding protein yields the protein MRTLRVEGLVCGYGGAPVLRGVSLEVGSGEVVGLLGRNGAGKTTLLRAIMGLVRPVQGRVRLDGVELTGLAPHEIPRLGIGYVPQGRRLFPELTVGENLRMGLRVRGSEGEALAWVLELFPVLRERWDQPAGRLSGGEQQMVAIARALCLRPILLLLDEPLEGLMPGMVQRVLEVLTHLAQEGVGVLLAEQRVGSALRVLHRGLLLEGGRIHPLGTQEEISREPERLIRALGVRRSPR from the coding sequence ATGAGAACCCTGCGCGTGGAGGGGCTGGTCTGCGGATACGGGGGTGCGCCGGTCCTGCGGGGAGTCTCCCTGGAGGTGGGTTCCGGGGAGGTGGTGGGACTCCTCGGCCGCAACGGCGCGGGCAAGACCACCCTGCTGCGGGCCATCATGGGACTGGTGCGGCCCGTGCAGGGTCGCGTCCGGCTGGACGGCGTGGAGCTCACGGGACTTGCCCCTCATGAGATCCCCCGGCTCGGCATCGGGTACGTCCCGCAGGGTCGTCGGCTTTTCCCCGAGCTGACGGTGGGCGAGAACCTGCGGATGGGGCTGCGGGTTCGGGGTTCGGAGGGGGAGGCCCTGGCGTGGGTGCTGGAGCTGTTCCCCGTCCTGCGGGAACGGTGGGATCAGCCTGCGGGAAGACTGTCTGGCGGCGAACAGCAGATGGTGGCCATCGCCCGCGCCCTCTGCCTCCGCCCGATCCTGCTCCTCCTGGACGAGCCCCTGGAAGGGCTGATGCCCGGGATGGTCCAGCGGGTCCTGGAGGTGCTCACCCACCTCGCCCAGGAGGGGGTGGGGGTGCTGCTGGCGGAGCAGCGGGTGGGCTCGGCCCTCCGGGTTCTGCACCGCGGGCTTCTCCTAGAGGGCGGACGCATCCATCCCCTCGGCACCCAGGAGGAGATCTCCCGCGAACCCGAGCGCCTGATCCGCGCACTGGGCGTGCGGCGATCCCCGCGTTAG
- a CDS encoding ABC transporter ATP-binding protein: MVEAVKVRRTFGGIVAVDDVDFRVEVAEIRGLIGPNGAGKTTLANLLTGRLRPTSGRVYFEGEEITFLPPHRRVRMGIVCTLQIPSVLRGLSVFENVLLALQRTELRRPLDFLRPQEEALRIRVRAVLDAVGLGDLREERAGALPYGHQRLLELAMALALRPRLLVLDEPTQGLSPEEIDNWIALIRRVAQTTTVLLIEHNLPVVLELAHRITVMDRGRILFEGTPREVEEEPAVQRVYLGAGG; the protein is encoded by the coding sequence ATGGTGGAGGCGGTTAAGGTCCGGCGCACCTTTGGGGGGATCGTGGCCGTGGACGATGTGGACTTCCGGGTGGAGGTGGCAGAGATCCGGGGCCTCATCGGCCCGAACGGCGCAGGCAAGACCACCCTCGCGAACCTCCTCACCGGCCGATTGCGCCCCACCTCTGGCCGCGTGTACTTCGAGGGGGAGGAGATCACCTTCCTCCCCCCCCACCGCCGCGTGCGGATGGGCATCGTGTGCACCCTGCAGATCCCCTCGGTGCTGCGGGGCCTGTCGGTGTTCGAGAACGTCCTGCTCGCCCTCCAGCGGACCGAGCTCCGCCGCCCCCTCGACTTCCTGCGACCGCAGGAGGAGGCTTTGAGGATCCGGGTTCGCGCGGTGCTGGATGCGGTGGGGCTGGGAGATCTGCGGGAGGAGCGCGCGGGGGCCCTCCCGTACGGCCACCAGCGGCTCCTGGAGCTGGCCATGGCGCTCGCCCTCCGGCCGCGCCTTTTGGTGCTCGACGAGCCCACGCAGGGCCTGAGCCCCGAGGAGATCGACAACTGGATCGCCTTGATCCGTCGGGTGGCCCAAACCACCACCGTCCTCCTCATCGAGCACAACCTCCCCGTGGTGCTGGAACTCGCGCACCGGATAACGGTCATGGACCGAGGCCGCATCCTCTTTGAGGGGACCCCCAGGGAGGTGGAAGAGGAGCCCGCGGTGCAGCGGGTGTACCTGGGAGCGGGGGGATGA
- a CDS encoding branched-chain amino acid ABC transporter permease, with the protein MRVQARRVWGLHLGVLVGLGVLQFLLPPYHHGVVTRILLFGTYAVAYNLLLGYTGLLSLGHALYFAAGLYGAGLPVYYLGLDAVGAFFVGMLGSMAVAALLGIPALRTAGLAFSIVTLLFGQTGYLLTLYFNRITWADQGLTLPVQVPPPLRYNLALLLFGSALLGTLWLVRSPFGRVLMGLREHEERTHLLGYDPFLYRWTAHLLSGALSGAAGAAYALLFAYVGNAFASVLYSVYPLLWVLVGGAGTTLGPLLGVALVTYTVEAASGLLNAYLVVVGIALVLLIRAFPQGILGSLRDRRWRWLP; encoded by the coding sequence ATGAGGGTGCAGGCGCGCCGGGTCTGGGGCCTGCACCTCGGGGTCCTGGTGGGCCTGGGCGTGCTGCAGTTCCTCCTGCCTCCGTACCACCACGGCGTCGTGACCCGGATCCTCCTGTTCGGCACGTACGCCGTGGCCTACAACCTCCTACTGGGCTATACGGGTCTATTGAGCCTCGGGCACGCCCTCTATTTCGCCGCCGGTCTGTACGGCGCCGGGCTCCCCGTGTACTACCTGGGTCTAGATGCCGTAGGGGCGTTCTTCGTGGGCATGCTCGGGAGCATGGCGGTCGCGGCCCTGCTGGGAATTCCCGCCCTCCGCACCGCGGGGCTAGCCTTCTCCATCGTGACCCTGCTGTTCGGACAGACGGGGTATCTCCTGACCCTGTACTTCAACCGGATCACCTGGGCCGACCAGGGCCTTACCCTCCCCGTCCAGGTCCCTCCTCCCCTCCGCTACAACCTCGCCCTGCTGCTGTTCGGGAGCGCGCTTCTCGGCACCCTGTGGCTCGTGCGATCACCCTTCGGCCGGGTATTGATGGGACTGCGGGAGCACGAGGAGCGCACACACCTGCTGGGATACGATCCCTTCCTCTACCGGTGGACGGCGCATCTCCTCTCCGGCGCCCTCTCCGGAGCCGCGGGGGCCGCCTATGCCCTGCTGTTCGCCTACGTGGGGAACGCCTTCGCCTCCGTCCTGTACTCCGTGTACCCCTTGCTGTGGGTCCTGGTGGGCGGGGCGGGCACCACCCTGGGGCCGCTGCTGGGCGTAGCCCTCGTGACGTACACGGTGGAGGCGGCGAGCGGCCTTCTGAACGCGTATCTCGTGGTCGTGGGGATCGCCCTCGTCCTCCTCATCCGGGCCTTCCCTCAGGGGATCCTGGGGAGCCTACGGGATCGGAGGTGGCGGTGGCTCCCGTGA
- a CDS encoding branched-chain amino acid ABC transporter permease — translation MPFPGPLALALLDGTTNGLLLALTAVGFSLSFGILRIVNVAHGEFFMLGAVLAWAVVTVTGSFPLALLLAPAAVMALAVGVDRLVLRPLRYAAQPTVVATLGVLYVLQQLTLLLYGPEARGIAAPFGGTVEFPWFGYSGYKLAIAGLSAALLSALGVLLRGTDLGLVMRATRQDPEMAVALGVPVERVYTTVFALGAGLAAVAGVLVVPVQQAHYLMGLDVLLLSFVVVILGGLGSLGGTVVASLLVGWMDGFISLFFTPTLARILATLVVALVLVVRRGGLWDERAG, via the coding sequence ATGCCCTTTCCAGGGCCCCTTGCCCTCGCCCTCCTGGACGGGACCACGAACGGGCTCCTGCTGGCCCTCACCGCGGTGGGCTTCTCCCTGAGCTTTGGGATCCTGCGCATCGTGAACGTGGCCCACGGCGAGTTCTTCATGCTGGGCGCCGTGCTCGCGTGGGCGGTCGTCACGGTCACGGGAAGTTTCCCGTTGGCCCTGCTGCTCGCGCCGGCTGCAGTGATGGCCCTGGCCGTCGGGGTGGATCGGCTGGTGCTCCGCCCCCTCCGCTACGCGGCCCAACCCACCGTGGTGGCCACCCTGGGGGTGCTCTACGTGCTCCAGCAGCTGACCCTCCTGCTGTACGGTCCCGAAGCCCGAGGGATCGCCGCGCCCTTCGGGGGCACCGTGGAGTTCCCGTGGTTTGGGTACTCCGGTTACAAGCTGGCCATCGCGGGCCTGTCCGCGGCCCTCCTCTCCGCTCTGGGCGTCCTGCTGCGGGGCACGGATCTGGGATTGGTGATGCGGGCCACCCGGCAGGATCCGGAGATGGCGGTTGCTTTGGGCGTTCCGGTGGAGCGGGTGTACACCACGGTGTTCGCCCTCGGTGCAGGGCTGGCCGCGGTGGCGGGAGTTCTGGTGGTGCCCGTGCAACAGGCCCACTACCTCATGGGTCTCGATGTCCTGCTGCTCTCCTTCGTGGTGGTCATCCTGGGAGGGCTGGGGAGTCTCGGGGGAACGGTGGTCGCGAGCCTCCTCGTCGGGTGGATGGACGGGTTCATCTCCTTGTTCTTCACCCCCACCCTCGCCCGCATCCTCGCCACCCTGGTGGTGGCCTTGGTCCTGGTGGTGCGGCGGGGAGGGCTGTGGGACGAGCGGGCGGGATGA
- a CDS encoding ABC transporter substrate-binding protein, giving the protein MSAQLLTRREMLRTVGALVGASAFRLLAPYAYAGTAGQPPLRVGLQAHRTGIGAVYGKWYERTARAAVRTLNARGGIGGRPVQLVVEDDGTDPKRGIEVVEKLALQHRVDFIFGTLFSNVVVASAPRAAELKIPYLVVSEGYHVPSGRLNRWTFQPGITDVRSQVTAVAPWIVRNLGRRIAMIFPDYAFGYDHRDFFTAAARRLGAEIVALVPIPPTETSFTKYFPRIPRNVEVVYHVMVGPAVLTFVREMGEYFGRRRPQFFGFIDSLEGVDLASPGLEFLEGTYFWEALPRYAGQYDTPWERAFREAVGVDANGASKTDPRDVSTYSHMFGVWETLFVIKEIVERSGYRNRNLRDYRAFIETLEATERFEEGLGHPQGPKRFVGQIHQAFGQQFISRVEGRKLRVVHRTRIEDSLYPPEADYRRQSL; this is encoded by the coding sequence ATGTCCGCCCAGTTGCTGACCCGACGGGAGATGCTTAGGACCGTAGGGGCGCTTGTGGGGGCGAGCGCCTTCCGCCTGCTCGCGCCGTACGCGTACGCGGGAACCGCTGGGCAACCCCCGCTCCGGGTAGGACTGCAGGCCCACCGCACGGGGATCGGGGCCGTGTACGGGAAGTGGTATGAACGCACCGCCCGGGCCGCGGTGCGGACCCTGAACGCCCGGGGAGGCATCGGAGGTCGGCCCGTGCAGCTGGTGGTGGAGGACGACGGTACGGATCCCAAGCGCGGGATCGAGGTGGTGGAGAAGCTCGCCCTGCAGCACCGGGTGGACTTCATCTTCGGCACCCTGTTCTCCAACGTGGTGGTGGCATCTGCTCCCCGGGCCGCGGAGCTGAAGATCCCGTACCTGGTGGTGAGCGAGGGTTACCACGTGCCCAGCGGGAGGCTCAACCGGTGGACCTTTCAACCCGGAATCACGGATGTGCGATCCCAGGTGACCGCGGTGGCTCCCTGGATCGTCAGGAACCTCGGCCGGCGCATCGCCATGATCTTTCCGGACTACGCCTTCGGCTACGACCATCGGGACTTCTTCACCGCGGCCGCCCGCCGCCTGGGCGCGGAGATCGTGGCGCTGGTGCCCATTCCCCCCACGGAGACCAGCTTCACGAAGTACTTCCCCAGGATTCCCCGCAATGTGGAGGTGGTCTACCACGTGATGGTGGGGCCCGCGGTGCTCACCTTCGTCCGGGAGATGGGGGAGTACTTCGGCCGACGCCGACCGCAGTTCTTCGGCTTCATCGATTCCCTGGAGGGGGTGGACCTCGCGAGCCCAGGCCTGGAGTTCCTGGAGGGCACCTACTTCTGGGAGGCCCTTCCCCGTTACGCGGGGCAGTACGACACCCCCTGGGAGCGGGCGTTCCGGGAGGCGGTGGGGGTGGATGCCAACGGTGCCAGCAAAACGGATCCCCGGGACGTCTCCACCTACTCCCACATGTTCGGAGTGTGGGAGACCCTGTTCGTCATCAAAGAGATCGTGGAGCGCAGCGGCTACCGCAACCGGAACCTCCGGGACTACCGCGCCTTCATCGAAACCCTGGAGGCCACGGAGCGATTCGAGGAGGGGCTCGGCCACCCGCAGGGGCCCAAGCGGTTCGTGGGCCAGATCCATCAGGCCTTCGGACAGCAGTTCATCTCCCGGGTGGAGGGCCGGAAGCTGCGGGTGGTGCACCGGACCCGCATCGAGGACAGCCTGTACCCGCCGGAGGCGGACTACCGCAGGCAGTCCCTGTAG
- the ftsH gene encoding ATP-dependent zinc metalloprotease FtsH: MANRYLRSLVIWSLVITVVLFVLVPMYRSTRTTSHQVDFSQFLSWVEAGRIRDTVVFNEDSSTIYGTTRDGQPFRTTYSRETTPEIQKMLRERRIPFRIEASARNSPWPNLLGSFLPVLLIIGLWFLMIRQAQSGSNQAMSFGKSRARLHHESKTRVTFEDVAGVDEAKEELQEIIEFLKHPKKFQALGAKIPRGVLLVGPPGSGKTLLAKAVAGEAGVPFYSISGSEFVEMFVGVGASRVRDLFDQAKKSAPCLVFIDEIDAVGRQRGAGLGGGHDEREQTLNQLLVEMDGFDPNAGIVVIAATNRPDILDPALLRPGRFDRRIVVDNPDTKGRRAILEVHLRGKPLAEDVNVELLAKRTPGFSGADLANLVNEAALLAARRNKRRITMAEFDEAIERVIAGPQRRSRVLSPRERELVAYHEAGHALLRKLLPHADPPSKVTIVSRGMALGYVMGMPPEDRYTRTRAELLDEITVAMGGRVAEELVFGEITTGAENDFEQATDMARRMVTEYGMSEKLGPMSFGKRHGPIFLGRDLVESRNYSEEVAYEIDKEVRRIIDECYTRARSTLEAHRDKLERIARTLLEKETLDAEELDRLVSGQPLEPVSTPPSPPAPQAAPEPVRPVAPPLPSLRPKPEAG, translated from the coding sequence GTGGCGAACCGGTACCTACGCAGTCTGGTGATCTGGTCCCTGGTGATCACCGTGGTGCTGTTCGTCCTGGTGCCCATGTACCGGAGCACCCGGACGACCTCGCATCAGGTGGACTTCAGTCAGTTCCTGAGCTGGGTGGAGGCGGGCCGGATTCGGGACACCGTGGTGTTCAATGAGGATTCCAGCACCATCTACGGCACCACCCGGGACGGACAGCCCTTCCGCACCACCTACTCCCGGGAGACCACTCCGGAGATCCAGAAGATGCTGCGGGAGCGGCGGATTCCCTTCCGCATCGAGGCGTCCGCCCGCAACTCGCCCTGGCCCAACCTCCTCGGCAGCTTCCTGCCCGTGCTTCTGATCATCGGGCTGTGGTTTCTGATGATCCGGCAGGCCCAGTCCGGCAGCAACCAGGCCATGTCCTTCGGGAAGAGCCGGGCCCGGCTCCACCACGAATCCAAGACCCGGGTGACCTTCGAGGACGTGGCGGGCGTGGACGAGGCCAAGGAGGAGCTCCAGGAGATCATCGAGTTCCTCAAGCACCCCAAGAAGTTTCAGGCCCTGGGCGCCAAGATCCCCCGAGGGGTTCTCCTGGTTGGGCCGCCGGGTTCCGGCAAGACCCTCCTGGCTAAGGCGGTGGCCGGGGAGGCCGGAGTCCCCTTCTACTCCATTTCCGGTTCGGAGTTCGTGGAGATGTTCGTCGGGGTAGGGGCGAGCCGGGTCCGGGACCTCTTTGACCAGGCCAAGAAGAGCGCGCCGTGCCTGGTGTTCATCGACGAGATCGACGCGGTGGGCCGGCAGCGGGGGGCTGGGCTCGGAGGCGGCCACGATGAGCGGGAGCAGACCCTGAACCAGCTCCTGGTGGAGATGGACGGGTTCGACCCCAACGCGGGCATCGTGGTCATCGCGGCCACCAACCGGCCCGACATCCTGGATCCCGCCCTCCTGCGTCCGGGCCGCTTTGACCGCCGTATCGTGGTGGACAACCCGGACACCAAGGGGCGCAGGGCCATCCTGGAGGTCCACCTGCGGGGCAAGCCTCTCGCCGAGGATGTGAACGTGGAGCTGCTCGCCAAGCGCACCCCGGGGTTCTCCGGCGCGGACCTCGCGAATCTCGTGAACGAGGCGGCGCTGCTGGCCGCACGCCGCAACAAGCGCAGGATCACCATGGCGGAGTTCGACGAGGCCATCGAGCGGGTCATCGCGGGACCGCAGCGCCGCAGCCGGGTGCTCTCCCCCCGGGAGCGGGAGCTGGTGGCCTACCACGAGGCCGGGCACGCCCTGCTCCGCAAGCTGTTGCCGCACGCGGATCCGCCCAGCAAGGTCACCATTGTCTCCCGGGGCATGGCCCTGGGCTACGTGATGGGGATGCCACCGGAGGACCGGTACACCCGCACCCGGGCGGAGCTCCTGGACGAGATCACCGTGGCCATGGGCGGCCGGGTGGCGGAGGAGCTCGTGTTCGGGGAGATCACCACCGGGGCGGAGAACGACTTCGAACAGGCCACGGACATGGCCCGCCGCATGGTCACGGAGTACGGGATGTCGGAGAAGCTGGGCCCCATGTCCTTCGGCAAGCGCCACGGTCCCATCTTCCTGGGGCGCGACCTGGTGGAGAGCCGGAACTACAGCGAGGAGGTGGCCTACGAGATCGACAAGGAGGTGCGGCGCATCATCGACGAGTGCTACACCCGGGCCCGCTCGACCTTGGAGGCCCATCGGGACAAGCTGGAGCGCATCGCCCGCACCTTGCTGGAGAAGGAGACCCTGGACGCGGAAGAGCTGGATCGCCTGGTGAGCGGGCAACCCCTGGAGCCCGTATCCACCCCTCCGTCTCCGCCGGCTCCTCAAGCGGCTCCGGAGCCCGTGAGGCCTGTGGCTCCACCCCTTCCGAGCCTGCGGCCCAAGCCGGAGGCCGGGTAA